Proteins encoded together in one Mobula hypostoma chromosome 9, sMobHyp1.1, whole genome shotgun sequence window:
- the LOC134352239 gene encoding wee1-like protein kinase 2-A, whose amino-acid sequence MSRLPLTPVAQKLQFSSDEEEEVGAKFCDILRVQERGAASPAPRGACDSPFSRFPVCARLAVPSAKKRSPRSPGVGLAVRSERPDSPVHCMNWRKLRLCDTPYTPKSLFSKAGQISTANKGPISRIRRPLGFATSSEPHWVPTVNVNPFTPTLYHELGLAHSTKNERTGKRRKRIEEKGRKHAEMMDEDNEEVLWPSEKLNICENMGSRYATEFYELEKIGSGEFGAVFKCVKRLDGCLYAIKRLKRPMSGSVDEQSALREVYAHAVLGHHPHVVRYYSAWAEDDHMLIQNEYCNGGSLADMLMVNLLEGILLTEGELKEILLQVSMGLKYIHSSSLVHMDVKPSNIFICRRVTPEVIAGMEEESDTDEEGSLVTNVLYKLGDLGHVTSISNPQVEEGDSRFLANEILQEDYSNLPKADIFALGLTMALAAGADELPRNDMAWHYIREGNLPAIPQQLSHGFLGLLMQLINPDPMERPSSAALTRHPVLRRNSSKVASQLRKELNVERFRTAMLERELMKARLSQDFLQSEVKPLHAGKRPVLPENSQRMVGGRSSRSISFNCGGY is encoded by the exons ATGAGCCGCCTGCCCCTCACTCCCGTCGCCCAGAAGCTCCAGTTCTCCAGTGACGAGGAAGAGGAGGTCGGAGCCAAGTTCTGCGACATCCTCCGTGTCCAGGAAAGAGGCGCCGCGTCGCCGGCGCCCCGCGGGGCGTGCGACTCGCCCTTCAGCCGTTTCCCGGTCTGCGCTCGGCTGGCTGTTCCGTCCGCGAAGAAGAGGTCGCCGCGGAGCCCCGGGGTCGGCCTGGCTGTGAGGAGTGAGCGCCCCGACTCACCCGTTCATTGTATGAACTGGAGGAAACTGCGACTCTGTGACACTCCCTACACTCCCAAA agcCTGTTTTCCAAAGCTGGACAGATCTCAACTGCCAATAAAGGGCCTATCTCACGGATTCGTCGACCCTTGGGCTTTGCTACCAGCTCTGAGCCCCACTGGGTTCCAACAGTGAACGTAAACCCCTTCACGCCAACTCTGTACCACGAGCTGGGCCTTGCACATAGCACGAAGAATGAGAGAACGGGAAAGAGGCGGAAGAGAATTGAAGAAAAAGGCAG GAAACATGCTGAGATGATGGATGAAGACAATGAAGAGGTTTTGTGGCCATCAGAG AAGCTAAACATCTGTGAGAACATGGGTTCCCGCTATGCGACAGAATTTTATGAGTTGGAGAAGATTGGGAGTGGAGAATTTGGGGCGGTGTTTAAATGTGTGAAGAGACTCGATGGCTGCCTATATGCCATTAAACGGCTGAAGAGACCAATGTCCGGCTCAGTGGATGA GCAGTCTGCGCTCCGCGAGGTGTACGCACATGCTGTGCTAGGACATCATCCCCACGTGGTGCGTTACTATTCGGCCTGGGCGGAGGACGACCACATGCTGATCCAGAATGAGTATTGTAACG GGGGCAGTTTGGCAGACATGCTGATGGTGAACTTACTGGAGGGGATACTGCTGACTGAGGGAGAGCTGAAAGAGATCCTATTGCAAGTGTCAATGGGGCTGAAGTACATTCACAGCTCCAGTCTGGTTCATATGGATGTCAAGCCAA GCAACATCTTTATTTGCCGGAGAGTGACACCTGAAGTGATTGCTGGTATGGAAGAAGAGAGTGACACAGATGAGGAAGGGAGTTTGGTGACCAATGTACTGTACAAACTTG GGGACCTTGGCCATGTAACATCAATCTCCAATCCACAAGTAGAGGAAGGAGACAGCCGCTTCTTGGCAAATGAAATTTTGCAAGAG GACTATTCAAACCTGCCCAAGGCTGACATCTTTGCCCTGGGCCTGACCATGGCCCTGGCAGCGGGAGCAGATGAGCTCCCTCGGAATGACATGGCCTGGCACTACATCAGGGAGGGCAACCTGCCTGCCATCCCTCAACAGCTCTCGCATGGGTTTCTCGGCCTCCTCATG CAACTGATCAACCCAGATCCCATGGAGCGACCCTCTTCCGCTGCCCTCACCCGGCACCCTGTTCTCCGGAGGAATTCCAGCAAGGTGGCGTCACAGCTCCGGAAAGAGCTCAATGTGGAACGTTTCCGGACAGCAATGTTGGAGAG